The following proteins come from a genomic window of Paenibacillus spongiae:
- the rpsI gene encoding 30S ribosomal protein S9 gives MAQVQYYGTGRRKHSVARVRLVPGEGRIIINKRDLNDYFGLETLKLIVKQPLALTETGSKYDILVIAHGGGISGQAGAIRHGISRALLKADPEFRPALKRAGFLTRDPRMKERKKYGLKAARRAPQFSKR, from the coding sequence ATGGCTCAAGTTCAATACTATGGAACCGGTCGTCGTAAACACTCTGTAGCACGTGTACGCCTCGTGCCAGGTGAAGGACGAATCATTATTAATAAACGTGACCTTAACGACTACTTCGGTCTCGAAACACTCAAACTGATTGTGAAACAACCACTAGCGTTGACTGAAACGGGAAGCAAGTATGACATTCTCGTTATCGCACACGGTGGAGGCATCTCCGGTCAAGCCGGTGCAATCCGTCACGGTATTTCCCGTGCATTGCTCAAAGCCGACCCGGAATTCCGTCCAGCTCTGAAACGCGCTGGATTCTTGACTCGTGACCCACGTATGAAAGAACGTAAGAAATACGGCCTGAAAGCGGCCCGCCGCGCGCCACAGTTCTCGAAACGTTAA
- the rplM gene encoding 50S ribosomal protein L13, with protein sequence MRTTYMAKPNEVERKWYVIDAEGKTLGRLASEAASLIRGKHKPEFTPHVDTGDFVVVINAEKIVLTGKKMQNKMYYRHSHYQGGLKVTPAHEMIKKTPERVLEQAIHGMLPKNRLGDKMKLKLKVYAGSVHPHQAQNPEVYELRG encoded by the coding sequence ATGCGCACCACCTATATGGCTAAGCCAAATGAAGTTGAACGCAAATGGTACGTCATCGATGCGGAAGGCAAAACGCTTGGCCGTCTGGCTAGCGAAGCAGCCAGCTTGATTCGCGGTAAACACAAGCCAGAGTTTACACCGCACGTGGACACAGGCGACTTTGTTGTCGTTATCAATGCAGAGAAAATCGTTCTTACAGGCAAGAAAATGCAAAACAAAATGTACTACCGTCACTCCCACTACCAAGGTGGTTTGAAAGTGACTCCTGCACATGAAATGATCAAAAAGACACCAGAAAGAGTTCTGGAACAAGCAATTCATGGCATGCTTCCAAAAAATCGCCTAGGCGACAAAATGAAGCTTAAACTGAAAGTATATGCCGGTTCGGTACATCCACATCAAGCTCAAAACCCAGAAGTTTATGAACTTCGCGGTTAA
- the truA gene encoding tRNA pseudouridine(38-40) synthase TruA, whose translation MKNIRMIVSYDGTSYNGFQTQPSGNTIQDVLESAIRALSNEDIRIIGSGRTDAGVHARGQVINFQTNSRIPAERWTYAINARMPEDIVVIHSDEVPPEFHSRHSAKRKTYQYTIDTNQYPDVFHRRYRVHHYAPLHVPAMREALNALVGEHDYTSFASPQSTQPSHVRTIYEARLADGDGRLDIFVTGNGFLYNMVRIIAGTAIWVGEGKMKAQDIPSILVQKDRTKAGPTAPPQGLTLLQVEYPE comes from the coding sequence GTGAAGAACATCCGAATGATTGTCAGCTATGACGGAACAAGTTATAACGGCTTTCAGACGCAGCCAAGCGGCAACACGATCCAAGATGTTCTTGAATCGGCCATAAGGGCGCTGTCGAATGAAGATATTCGGATTATTGGTTCGGGCCGAACGGATGCTGGCGTTCATGCGCGTGGCCAGGTGATTAACTTTCAGACGAATTCCCGAATTCCTGCCGAACGTTGGACCTATGCCATCAACGCGCGAATGCCGGAAGACATCGTTGTCATTCATTCCGATGAAGTACCGCCGGAGTTTCATTCCCGTCATTCCGCGAAGCGCAAGACGTATCAGTACACGATCGATACGAATCAATATCCGGATGTATTTCATCGGCGTTATCGGGTTCATCATTATGCGCCGCTTCATGTACCTGCGATGAGAGAAGCGCTGAACGCGCTGGTCGGTGAACATGATTACACGTCCTTTGCCTCACCGCAATCAACACAGCCGAGTCATGTCAGAACCATCTATGAAGCAAGACTTGCTGATGGAGATGGCCGGCTGGATATATTCGTGACAGGCAATGGGTTCTTATACAACATGGTGCGAATCATAGCCGGCACAGCGATCTGGGTCGGAGAAGGCAAAATGAAAGCACAGGATATCCCTTCTATTCTGGTGCAGAAAGACCGCACGAAAGCAGGTCCGACAGCACCGCCCCAGGGGCTAACCTTGCTGCAGGTGGAATACCCGGAGTAG
- the rplQ gene encoding 50S ribosomal protein L17 — protein MAYSKLSRDASSRKALFRDLVTDLFLYERIQTTEAKAKELRPIAEKLITLAKRGDLHARRQVAAFVRRESIDGGQDAIQKLFSELATRYSERPGGYTRILKLGPRRGDSAPMVYLELVDRA, from the coding sequence ATGGCATATTCTAAGTTGAGCCGTGACGCAAGCTCGCGTAAAGCACTATTCCGCGATCTGGTCACCGACTTGTTCCTGTACGAGCGCATTCAAACGACGGAAGCGAAAGCGAAAGAACTTCGTCCGATCGCTGAGAAGCTGATTACGCTTGCGAAACGTGGCGATCTTCACGCTCGTCGTCAAGTAGCTGCATTCGTTCGCCGCGAGTCTATCGATGGCGGACAGGACGCGATTCAAAAACTGTTCTCCGAATTGGCTACCCGTTACTCGGAACGTCCGGGCGGTTACACGCGGATTCTGAAACTGGGACCTCGCCGTGGCGATTCAGCGCCTATGGTATATTTGGAACTGGTAGATCGCGCGTAA
- a CDS encoding DNA-directed RNA polymerase subunit alpha produces MIEIEKPKIETVELNEDGTYGRFVVEPLERGYGTTLGNSLRRILLSSLPGAAVTSVQIDGVLHEFSTVPGVIEDVTEIILNLKSLSLKIHSDEEKVLEIDAEGDGNVTAGDIRADSDVEILSPDLHIATLASGARLHMRVFANRGRGYVQADRNKRDDQPIGVIPVDSIYTPITRVNYSVENTRVGQVTNYDKLTLEVWTDGSIRPEEAVSLGAKILTEHLDLFVGLTDEAKDAEIMVEKEEDKKEKVLEMTIEELDLSVRSYNCLKRAGINTVQELITKTEEDMMKVRNLGRKSLEEVQEKLEELGLGLRMEE; encoded by the coding sequence GTGATTGAGATCGAAAAGCCGAAAATCGAAACCGTAGAGCTGAACGAGGATGGCACTTACGGTCGTTTCGTAGTCGAACCGCTGGAACGCGGATACGGCACGACACTTGGAAATTCGCTTCGCCGAATTCTGTTGTCGTCGCTGCCGGGTGCAGCTGTCACCTCGGTTCAAATCGACGGTGTGCTGCACGAGTTTTCCACGGTTCCGGGAGTGATTGAGGACGTTACCGAAATCATTCTGAACCTGAAAAGTCTATCGCTCAAAATCCATTCCGACGAAGAGAAGGTATTGGAGATTGATGCGGAAGGCGATGGTAACGTAACGGCGGGCGATATTCGCGCGGACAGCGACGTCGAAATATTGAGCCCTGATCTTCATATCGCGACCCTGGCCTCCGGTGCGCGGCTCCATATGCGGGTATTTGCAAATCGCGGCCGCGGTTATGTTCAAGCGGATCGTAACAAGCGGGATGATCAACCGATTGGCGTTATACCGGTCGATTCGATCTATACCCCGATTACACGTGTGAACTACAGCGTCGAGAATACCCGTGTCGGTCAAGTGACCAACTACGACAAACTAACGCTTGAGGTTTGGACCGACGGCAGCATTCGCCCGGAAGAGGCAGTAAGTCTCGGAGCCAAAATTTTGACTGAGCATCTAGACCTGTTCGTCGGCTTGACCGATGAAGCGAAGGATGCCGAAATTATGGTGGAGAAAGAAGAAGACAAGAAAGAGAAAGTACTCGAGATGACGATCGAGGAACTGGATCTTTCCGTACGTTCGTACAATTGTCTGAAGCGTGCAGGCATCAATACCGTCCAAGAGCTGATCACGAAAACGGAAGAAGACATGATGAAAGTCCGGAACCTCGGCCGCAAGTCTTTGGAAGAAGTTCAAGAGAAGCTGGAGGAGCTCGGTCTTGGCCTTCGCATGGAGGAGTAA
- the rpsK gene encoding 30S ribosomal protein S11, with protein MAKPKKVVRTKRRDRKNIESGVAHIRSTFNNTIVTITDPHGNAISWASSGNLGFKGSRKSTPFAAQMAAESAAKAAMEHGMKAVEVMVKGPGAGREAAIRSLQAAGLEVNLIKDVTPVPHNGCRPPKRRRV; from the coding sequence ATGGCTAAACCGAAAAAAGTGGTTCGTACCAAACGTCGTGACCGCAAAAATATCGAGTCGGGCGTAGCGCACATCCGCTCTACGTTCAACAACACGATCGTCACGATTACCGACCCGCACGGCAATGCGATTTCCTGGGCGAGCTCAGGTAACCTCGGGTTCAAAGGTTCCCGCAAAAGCACGCCGTTCGCAGCACAAATGGCAGCAGAATCTGCAGCTAAAGCGGCTATGGAACACGGTATGAAAGCAGTTGAAGTGATGGTTAAAGGTCCAGGCGCAGGCCGTGAAGCGGCGATCCGCTCATTGCAGGCTGCCGGTCTTGAAGTTAACCTCATTAAGGACGTAACGCCTGTTCCGCATAACGGATGCCGTCCGCCGAAACGTCGTCGCGTGTAG
- the rpsM gene encoding 30S ribosomal protein S13, with protein MARIAGVDLPRDKRVVIALTYIFGIGKTTADKILSATGISEQTRVRDLTEDEVSRLRETIDKTVKVEGDLRREISLNIKRLIEIGCYRGVRHRRGLPVRGQRTKTNARTRKGPRRTVANKKK; from the coding sequence ATGGCACGTATTGCTGGTGTAGACTTGCCGCGTGATAAACGCGTAGTTATCGCTTTGACGTACATTTTCGGAATCGGTAAAACGACTGCCGACAAAATCCTGAGCGCAACGGGTATCAGTGAACAAACCCGCGTTCGCGATTTGACGGAGGACGAAGTTAGCCGCTTGCGCGAAACGATCGACAAAACGGTAAAAGTTGAAGGCGACCTTCGTCGCGAGATTTCGCTTAACATTAAGCGTCTGATTGAGATCGGCTGCTATCGTGGCGTTCGCCACCGTCGTGGATTGCCTGTTCGCGGACAACGCACAAAAACAAATGCTCGTACGCGTAAAGGTCCTCGTCGGACTGTAGCGAACAAGAAGAAATAA
- the rpmJ gene encoding 50S ribosomal protein L36 translates to MKVRPSVKPICEKCKVIRRKGNVMVICENPKHKQKQG, encoded by the coding sequence ATGAAGGTTAGACCTTCTGTAAAGCCGATTTGCGAGAAATGCAAAGTCATTCGTCGCAAAGGCAACGTTATGGTGATCTGTGAAAATCCGAAACACAAACAAAAACAAGGATAA
- the infA gene encoding translation initiation factor IF-1 yields the protein MAKEDVIEVEGTVVEPLPNAMFKVELENGHQILAHVSGKLRMHFIRILTGDKVVIQLSPYDLSRGRITYRK from the coding sequence GTGGCCAAAGAAGACGTCATTGAAGTCGAAGGTACGGTCGTCGAACCGCTGCCCAACGCTATGTTCAAGGTGGAGCTGGAAAACGGACATCAAATTCTCGCCCATGTATCGGGCAAGCTCAGAATGCACTTCATCCGTATTCTGACTGGAGATAAAGTCGTCATTCAGTTGTCGCCTTATGATCTGTCTAGAGGACGCATTACCTATCGGAAGTAG
- a CDS encoding KOW domain-containing RNA-binding protein: MPEIGRIVKVLRGKDEGDYAIIIGIVDDRFVLIADGDKRRFDQPKKKNAVHLLMQPVVSHEVTDSMRETGRVTNAKLRFAIQKYVQAKGE; encoded by the coding sequence ATGCCTGAAATCGGCCGCATCGTCAAAGTGCTGCGAGGGAAGGACGAAGGAGACTATGCCATCATCATAGGCATTGTCGACGATCGTTTCGTACTCATTGCAGACGGTGACAAGCGGCGCTTCGATCAACCGAAGAAGAAGAACGCAGTGCATCTTCTGATGCAACCGGTCGTCAGTCATGAAGTGACGGACAGCATGCGGGAAACCGGCCGAGTAACCAACGCCAAGCTGCGTTTTGCGATTCAGAAGTATGTGCAAGCGAAAGGAGAATGA
- the map gene encoding type I methionyl aminopeptidase, whose protein sequence is MIICKSEAELRYMREAGRIVAETHRLLKQAVRPGITTRELDGIAETFIRSQKAVPSFKGYNQFPGSICASVNEELVHGIPGSRKLNNGDIISIDIGAQFEGFHGDSAWTYGVGEISEEAQRLLDVTEQSLYAGLALVKPDVRLFTISHAIQQVIEEANFSVVREYVGHGIGADLHEEPQIPNYGIPDRGPRLKPGMVLAIEPMVIIGERYVRTLEDNWTVVTQDGTWCAHFEHTVAVTADGYEILTQSGEQAG, encoded by the coding sequence ATGATTATATGCAAATCCGAAGCGGAATTGCGATATATGAGGGAAGCTGGCAGGATCGTAGCCGAGACTCATCGTTTGCTGAAGCAGGCGGTTCGTCCAGGCATTACGACCCGAGAGCTTGACGGCATTGCGGAGACCTTCATTCGAAGTCAAAAAGCCGTACCTTCTTTCAAAGGTTACAATCAATTTCCTGGCAGCATATGCGCTTCTGTAAACGAAGAGCTGGTGCACGGAATTCCGGGTTCGCGCAAGCTGAATAACGGTGATATCATCAGTATCGATATCGGCGCCCAATTCGAAGGCTTCCATGGCGATTCCGCCTGGACCTACGGAGTCGGGGAGATCAGTGAAGAAGCGCAGCGTCTGCTGGATGTGACCGAACAGTCACTCTATGCCGGACTTGCGTTAGTGAAACCGGATGTTCGGTTGTTTACGATCTCGCATGCAATTCAACAAGTGATCGAAGAAGCTAACTTCTCTGTCGTTCGCGAATATGTCGGTCATGGTATAGGTGCAGACCTTCATGAAGAACCGCAAATTCCGAACTACGGCATACCGGATCGCGGACCGCGTCTGAAACCGGGCATGGTACTCGCAATCGAACCGATGGTAATCATTGGGGAACGGTACGTTCGTACGCTGGAGGATAATTGGACGGTTGTTACACAGGACGGTACATGGTGTGCTCATTTTGAGCATACTGTAGCGGTAACTGCGGATGGCTATGAAATATTAACCCAAAGCGGAGAGCAGGCAGGTTGA
- a CDS encoding adenylate kinase has protein sequence MNILFMGPPGAGKGTQAERIVETFGIPHISTGDAFRLAMKEGTPLGQKAKEYVDQGLLVPDEITNGIVRERLLLEDCNKGFLLDGFPRTLQQAEALDGMLSDMGRSIDHVVNLKVDRGLLLARLTGRRICKSCGATYHVMFNAPKQEGVCDKCGGELYQRSDDTEAKVGTRLDEYISKTAPLLEYYSSKELLREVDGEKEIDVVTAEIVSCLRGSAE, from the coding sequence ATGAACATTTTATTCATGGGTCCTCCCGGCGCTGGGAAAGGCACGCAAGCCGAGCGTATTGTCGAGACATTCGGCATACCGCATATATCGACTGGCGATGCATTCCGCTTGGCAATGAAAGAAGGCACGCCGCTTGGGCAAAAGGCGAAAGAGTATGTTGACCAGGGGCTTCTCGTACCAGACGAGATCACAAACGGGATCGTTCGTGAGCGTCTGCTGCTGGAAGACTGCAACAAGGGCTTTCTGCTCGACGGTTTCCCACGGACGCTTCAACAAGCAGAAGCGCTTGATGGGATGCTTTCCGACATGGGACGCAGTATTGATCATGTCGTGAACTTGAAGGTTGACCGCGGTTTGCTGCTTGCGCGGCTGACCGGTCGTCGCATTTGCAAATCATGTGGAGCAACGTATCACGTTATGTTCAACGCTCCGAAGCAAGAGGGCGTATGTGATAAATGCGGCGGCGAGCTGTATCAACGGTCAGACGATACGGAAGCGAAAGTTGGAACTCGTCTCGACGAATACATTTCGAAGACGGCGCCGCTGCTTGAGTACTACTCGAGCAAGGAGCTGCTCCGTGAAGTGGACGGCGAGAAGGAAATCGACGTCGTAACGGCAGAGATCGTATCCTGTTTGCGAGGTTCTGCAGAATGA